The following nucleotide sequence is from Thunnus albacares chromosome 15, fThuAlb1.1, whole genome shotgun sequence.
AGCACCTGGTATCTACAGTGATGCAACTCTCAGAGGTAGAGGAATAAGACATGGATTTGTTtgagggatttttttgtttaatgggATAGGATCACTTATGTGATATGCTAAACAGAATGtaagcactcacacacactaacacacgcCCCACCTTCATGAGTCAAGGACATCCAGGAATTGTCTTATTCACTGTTCCATCAGCTATGAATCTTGTTAGTTAATCCCTGTATCACGAGTGACTCAATAACACTAAAGTGATGTCAGAAGCTTCAGGAAGGTGCAAAACTGCCACTTTCAATTTACAGTATCTGCCTTTAAGGGCGGTGGCTGGCTATTTTTAGAACATGAGATGAATTAGAGTATTAAGATTGAAGGGTGAAGCAGCAGAAAGACTATGACCCTATATCAATATCCTGCATGTATTTGGTGCAGTCATTATGATGGAACATCTACTGATTAACAGCAAACTGGGCCAAGTCCATAACTAGTCTTAGTAAGGCATTAATTGCTTTACATCTCATCTTATGAGTGAGTGAAATTGAATAAATCAGCTGTGTGCAGCGGGGCAGAGGCAGCTACACTGTAGGGCAGGTCAGAAAGCTGTTtatcacttatttatttacttgtatcaatttatatgattaaaaaaaaaattataagtAAAAGAACATATGACTGTGATTGATATTTTAAACCACAAAGGCAAAACCAAAACTCTGATGAACATAACTAGGATTCAGATTTTTGAAACTGTGTGACATTAATCTAAAATCAAACCACTGGAGCTGCTTCATATTGATTTTTGCCAATTAAATTAGGCCTGAGTggagcagtgtttttttttatctaatatTATCTGATACTCTCTCTCAACCCTCAATCTCTGCTTCCAGAATCACTGGCCAAAGCAGAGGAAATGCTCACCGGAGACTCATGTCCATAAAGGAGACGTCCCTCAATTCAGCCACAGAAAATGGtgtggatgatgatgattttcattACCATTATGAAATGTTGCATTCACACTGTTTACATGTGGGACACTTGAAATCTTCACTTTGTCAACATTCATTGTGTCAGCTGCTTATTATGGAGAAACGCTTGATATAAAGGCATAATTTACCCTCTGATGAACAAAATTCAAAACTAGTAAACATGAAGGCAAATTTTAGGTTGGCTCAGGTTATTCCCTATGGCACTAGACAGGTTGCAGGCGTTTAACTCACCAGCTGAGCCTCACAATACAGCGTCAAGCTAGCCTGAATAACGAGTGCAGGCCTACGACTTCCGGCAATTGAAATCGTAAATAGTAGTCTTTCACTCTATTTACCTCAAAACAAAAGTAGAACagttcattttattaaaaaataaaaaataaacaaaacacattcacaactAAGGAGCAACATTGCCTGTAAGATGTATATTTGGCATTACCAGTCATGattcataatatatataataataacgCATGTTGATAGTTATAGTTAGAAATGATGACCTCATGCATAGAATTCCATGCCTCTGGTGCACACATgaccttttatttttatttcgaCCGCTTTTCCGGTCTCATGCCGGTTATTTCTGTAAGCTTGACGCAGCAGAAGCTCCGCTCTCCGCAGCGCTGCCCCCCTGTTGAGCACACTGGGAATAAAGAAATACCCCCAGCCGCTTTGTCTTGCATTAATTGTCGTTTTTGCataacagaaatacacaaacgGAAAGTGAATTGAACACAATCATGAATTAGAAATTGTGTAAAACTGTTCAGGCCGGTAAACACCCTGATGCGATTTATTGTCTCTCATATATCTCCAAGACATGTTGAGATTAAGCTACAATTCAAATGACACATATTTAAAGTTATCACACAATAGGAAAGCAGTATTTACCGACCTTGTTCTGGGTCCCAGTTAACTTGTTTCCTCTGGTTTTCTAGTGGGAATTTCATCTCTATTTTTGTTCTTAATCAAAACGCTGTGAAATTGATTCAATGCGATAgtaaaaaatgcagaaaaatagTTAGATCACGAGGAATTATTTTCCCACATCTTCGGCAAATCATCTTTTCGTGGATGTGGGTGTAAATACGGAGGAATAAACGCATCGCAAAACCGCATTGTCTGCCTCTGCTGccccccctcctttttttctccacctcGCTCGGACGCGTGATGCTCGTCTGACTGAGATACTTGTGAGACCTTTCACTGAGCTGTCGCACCGCTCGATGGACCAAACCACATTACATctcacactaaaacacacacacacaccagtggtCCGGTCCATAAACATAGTCGGAGTGTGTCCAAACAAGCAACTTTACGCACGCGTTAAACCGGCAGCCAGAACAACGGGGGAGGATGCTCTCCTCCCTTTCATTCCAAAAGCGCGCTACTCCACCTGCCATTTACTATAAATAGCTGAATGAAACTTGCTTCGAGCTTTGCATCAGCTACAATTTCACCAATTTTATCTAATACGTTTATAAAATACTCACTCTTGTGTGTTTAATTCTCCAAAATAGGATTATCTTCTCATCATTTGGCAACCGGCGGCTGAGCACATGGCGCAGGGCGGCAAGTCAGAGCTGTACGCCAAATCAGAGGCAGACTTAAACCATTACATCATTCACATGTATGAGAAACAGTGCATTATTTATGAACTTCTATTGCTACAGACAAGTCACTCCTTGCACTCCTGTCAGGCCCCTTATACTgacagatgatgaagatgattaTTATAGGGAACAATTTTCAAACAGGACAAGTTGTTTTCAGAAAATATTAAGAAGACTACAGAATAAGCCTGAAGgcttgtgggtgtgtgtaaCTCAAAACATTGCACATTTGTttgatgattatgattatgtAGCCAAAAGGTATTCAGGTGTTGCAAGTTTCCAAGGTAGGTTATATTTAAAGGGttatgttcttgtttttgtattgtttgtccatccattcatttttaattacattagTTTAATGGGTTTCCTACCCTCCAGCATGTGTTCCATTTATTTCAGTAGACTGCATGAAAGCTAGCTTGCAAATACCTGAAACATGCTTGAgaactgcttttatttttgtccaAGTTATGTTACCATGACTATAttacatatacaatacatttcatttatatatctGTTTTCATAACAAAAGGGctttttaacagttaaaaacagaCCAGGATACAAAatacagcaataaaaaacaaacatcataaGTATAAAAGATTAAAGTTAATTGAAAtggattaaaattaaaaaactggataaaaaaaatagaggatataatatcatataaaagtgagaaaaaattCAAAAGGTTTTACTAACTGGGCCAGACAGAAATATGAAAGAAACCACATACCTGGATTGAAAGTAAGGGAAAGCACTTAGGGAGTCGAAAACAAACAGGCATACTTTGAAAAAAGGGTTAGCAATAATGTAAAGTATGTACTTGACTTGACATTGGTAGAAATTGGTAGAAATTAGAATCAATGTCATTAGTTCTTCCTGTGCCGTTCCTGctataaaaagtcaaaatgtctgttgttgaaatgtttatGAATCTGATATATTTTGGAAGGATGAAGACACAAGATCAAGATTCAAGTTGCAAGATTTATTCAGACAGCAAAATGAcatgtgaatgtaaacatactgacaTTGTTCTATCTTCAAAATGGCGGCATGGCAGAAAAAGTTGTAAACTGTAATTTTATACATGGAAAATCTACATATTGTATGTTCATCATCGTTGAAAATATCCTGTTTAGCTCATGTGTTAACAAGGATAACCGAGTCTTTCTTTAGAAAACATATAGTCTAGAAAACATAACATCTAGTGTCAACAACATCAGGTATTATTTGACCATTTTACATCAATTTGTGTCTTTTGCACTGATAATAAAAGCGAGACGTTAAACGaactaaatgaaatgaaataaaactaaatgaaacGTGAATGAGTTTGTGGTGGAGGGTAACTGCACTGTTCAAAAACATTGCTGTCACTTGTTCTGTGTTACAGAATTATTCACAATACTTTGTTGGTAAATGACGCAAGAGGTCAAAAGGTCTgtcaaacaatcaaaaacagGAACCTGACAGAATTAACAATACGCTGCTGACAGAATGTTCTCATGAGCAACATTACTGCAGTTTAATCAGATTTGTCACACGTTTGGTGAGTttttcacactgaccattacTATAAATGAGGGGGAAATGGTTGTGGCTCTTAGCAGGCCAGGTGGCATGTATACCACACTCTGCCATGAAAGAGAAACACCAGTAATATACAAGATAAACTACCAGCCATCTCATGATTATCCGTAAACTTGGTGTATCTGGTAGAGCTTTAGGACCTTGGGGCTCAAGGAGGGCACATACTTTAAATTAATAATCACAATATTTGCTGTTCTAGTCCTAATAGCCACATGGCAAACCACAGAATGTAGTTGCAGCTGAGATATTTTCTCTGATACCCTTCGTGCTATAATTTATTTACTCCAGGCCCCAGTAGCATAGGGCAAGTTAAGGATGTAGTGTATTCTGTAGGCACTTACACATACAAGCACCAGAGATGCGTGCACCCCATCTGACATTCACTAAGAGACACATTTAGGGAATACATCTTCAGTTATCTATACAATTGCTAAAATTTCCCATTTTTAATGACCAATTAAAGTCGCAGCATTTCTTCTGATATAAGTGAAAGTCATAGTTCTTCAAATGCCTCCTATCAAGGGTGCTGAACTGGGGAAGGACATTTGATTCAGGGGACCCAGAGCTAGACAGGAACATGTCAGGCATGATAGATATTAACTGTTTTAGGCCCCTGAGAGAGACGTTTTCAAGCAGCTCTGAATTTCTAGTAGCACTAATGTCTCCCCCTCTGCTCAATATTcatataattacattattagGCAGAGGGTTGTATACAATTCAAGCACATCTGTGTAATCCTGCTCGATTTTAATTGGCTCCAGGGCTCGAGCATGCATACCACTGTGTTTTATGACCACTGAGGACAATATAGGCTGGCTTTTCCTGCTGTATATGGGCTTCACACTGGCTCCACCTGCTTTAGTCTGTTTGTCTAATGAACAAACTGCAGCTCCAAAAATACCACAAATCCACACCCAGAAATCccactacatttttttttgtttgttttttgtagtcTATAGTATGTGCTGTAGCCATACAGTGCACTCAAGAAATGATTAATACTATTGATAATACCATATTATTGACAATCGACCATTATATTGCGATTAAAACAAGTCAACCATTTATCGCATGACAAGTGACAGCTATAATTTATCATGTAAATAAGCCTAATTTGAATTCTATTGGATTGTGTTAAATTCTGTCTGGAGGGGGGAGGGGTTGGGGTGTGGTTCGTTTGACGCATGAGCGTGATGACGAAGGCAATCATAGCAACCAGCATGGCGACGGGGAAGCTTTGCCCTGTCCCTCATCTGTTTATAAGCTAGTTACCATTACGCTACTTGATTGCCTTGCAGCGTCAAAATGTTTACAGTTAAGTACACTGTAGTTTCTGAATGTATCGAAGCTCTGTCGTCGCTGCCCATGAATATTTTTGAGGAAAATGGGATACGCTGAGTGTAACGGTATCATGGACTCAAGAACAGGTATGCAAAATACACTTAGCGTTAGCATTAGTTAGCTAGCTATGGGGCTAGTTTACTCGACAGAAGGGAGCGGGTTGAAATTATGCTTAGACAGCTAATTAGAAATAAACCCCTTGCTGACTGTGTACACACCCACTAATGTGGCTTCAGGTTTATTAAGCTACACAAAGGATAGCCAGTTGCTGGTTGCTCTCAGTAAAGACGAAATAAAACTGAACCAGAACCAAGATTGTAACGTTAACGTTAACTTGTAATACGTTGCGTCAGTATGCTAACGCTCGGTTAGGTTATGTTGGATTAGAATATGCTAGTTCATCATGTCGATGTCggtattttatctgtttttacagTACCGTAGAATTTATTAGCGTAAACGCGAAGTAACTACGCATAAACATCTGAAGAAACacttcatataaacacaaatataagtGAAACTACTCTGACTACAAAATAgaaatgatttatttgttgtttgcaTAATATGCTTGTTGATTAAATAGCTGTGTTGAACTAACCAAAACCATGTCTACGGTAAAAACTATAGTAATTACCTTGACTATGGTTGTGCAAGTattgattattgtcattataaatCAATTTCAAGAGATTCAGTAGTATTAttgtcacatgcacagcaacacagcagatggCAACATTGGAGACAGTGAAATTTGGCTTTCTTGAGCTGTAGTTCCAGTAAGAGGATATAAAAAAGTGTTTacaaaaaggagagagagaagaggaaggtaagagagagaaattaaaatatatacacatatatgatatatgatggTCATAATATAATAAGTCAAACAGTATTTGAAGATATTTTTGATTGTTTAGTCAATATCTGTCATATGTAATGATAAATTCCCGTCTCAAGTCATCAGAGCCAAGTGTCttgaaattgtgtatttttctgacCAGCATTGGACCATGCCCAAGTATGCACTTTACAGTCAAAACAACTGtttaaaaactaaatcaatCCTAACATTTTAGAATCTGTCTGcactagtttttttttgtactttattaTCCTTGACATATTCCTTGCATGATTAAGCAAGTTATAAAAAATGTAGTTGTTGACTTATCAATCTAGAAATCTTTCATGGGAGTCAACATGTCCGTGTCCATCTCCATTTTAGGGAGTGCATCGTCTGTACCTGGTTGCAGCCTTGGTATGAGAGGACAAACTTTGAAAAGTAGCCGTAAGTATTTTTATGTGCTTATTAGTATGAAAAAACAAGTATAATGAGTATTTGTGCTTTGTGAAATAATGGCTAcgttttaacagtttttgttgCTCTGTCTTGTATTTTTAGCTTTTTGCCCTCGTTCCTCCAGCAAGTTGACACAATCCATCATTAAAGACCACATGGTGTCTCATTATAAAAAGATTTACTCAGCTAAAGGTGAGCTGCATGGCAGGAGTTCATAATGATGCCTTCGATGGCATTCATTAGACCAAAAACATTCAGCTCTTGCATACATAATATGCATGTAGGTACACTGAGGTGTCTAAAACATGCATCTCTATTGcataaaatgtaataatctgttgtgaatttacattttttccttcttccacAGCTGCCGTTGATGCCTCAGTACCCAAAAGCTTGATACACAGTGTAAAGTGTAAGTAGTGAACtacaaaaagaacaaatattcaaaacattttacatttctagGTTCATTTTGTTTGTAGGTAATATATTCTTATTTTCTAGAACAGACACACTGGAGTTTAATAGCATGATAATTGGTAGAAATGTTCATTTAGAATGAAAGATCAAAGTAATTACTGAGTACAAGTGTTACATTACAGGAATTTATTAATCATAATACAGACAGAGACCAATTGCTGTGCTCACGATAGCCTCAGTGAGCAATAATAAAATGCAGCCACTCCTCACAATTGATTACAGGATGGAACTCATCTTCATCTCTAATGGTAAAAGTCATACTCTCCTCTGACTCCTCTCATAATTATGCTATCACACTCGCTTTCCGGACTCACAAATTCCGCCTGCTCTCTGGGGGCTGTGAAAAGTCaataaaggaaatgaaataaattataaGGCGGATTCAGCAGAAGTAACTACAACATAAATGAAAATTACAACGTTTTTTTCATAGAATAACCACTGGGATATATTGAGCATCACTGTGTATAAAATAGCAGTGTTCTGTTAACCAAAGGTGGtcttttcttttgaaaataTGTGTTAAATTGTACGTGAGAAACTGCTTTGCTGTCATTGGTAGTTACacagtgttcagtttttccactcCTGTTAACAGATAATGACCAGATCAGGCAGGAGCAGTTGAGGAAAGGAGGTCGTCCCCAGTCagcccactctctctctcagaggaaCAGCAGAGCCTCCTGCTCCTCAGCCCAGGTAAGAAATCAAGGCTGTGCTACTGATTTATTTTCCTATTGCTTAGCTTCATATCATGTTAACTTACAAACTGCTCTATCACAAACAGCTTTGAGGTTTTAAATGCATATTCCACATAATTTGTCATTTCAGTATGTACAATATCTGATTCAATACAATATGTTTGCCTTTTAGAGCAGATTATCTGTGCAGTATGATGACAGCCCCTTCCTCTGCTCAAGGAGCTCCATGGTCTCCAGCCCAAGGTTCAGCACCTCCTTTCATGCAAAGGAGATAGTTTATCCGTCATGTAAAGCAGGCTCTCAGAACCATTCCCATCATACTCGCTCAGCTTCAGAATTAAAGTACCGGAGCCCAGAGGCCACATCACACAGAAAGCTGTCAGTATGTTCACTGGCAGCTTCAGGAAATCAAAATTGTTACAAGACTTTCCAAGATCCTGTCCAGAAGACGTACAGCGGAGACTTGCTCCAGAAACATTCACAGCACTTTACCCAAGACAAACCTTTCATGCCTAAGACCTTGAAATCAGACAAGAGCTCATACCTGTCAAAATATCGCTACTACAGAGCACCACGAAGGAACCCTTCTCAGGATTGCACCAACTCAAGATTGATGCGACAGGAGACATATCATGGAAGGTACTTACCAAACATCTCAGTGAGTCAGATAGCAATAGATGTGTGACAATGAATTCAACGTGTGCAACATGTGGCCTAATGTCTTGAATTCTATCTATCTCTTTTatgcagcacaaaaacaaaggaataCACACAGGAATTTTATGAGCCATCTCAGGTAATTTTGAaggtttattttaattattttttaattaattgttaattgttaattgacatttttttattgtttgacaCTTCACATTTTTATCAAAGTTATATATTCAAGTTGCTCATTAGCCAAATAACATACCTTTCTCTCACATCATAAAGTGgttgaattttttaaattattttctgacatcatcagtgatcaTTAATGCCTTATTTGTTATGATATAGTAATTTGTTTATTAGTATTACCGACAGTGACATTCTGTGGTAAAGTATGGATATAAAGACTGATAAATTGTAGAGCATAATTACCTGTTGTTCAAGGTTAGTAAACCTTGTGTGGTTTATTGTCCCTTTAAACCGTAAATACTTTGACATGTTGACAGTCACATTCCACACAAGCTACACTATATCACGAGACAGCCTTGACAATATTGAATATCCCTTCTCATTTTACCGTCCTTCTTCTTTTACAGGAATTTAGTACAGAGCACGAGTGGTCTGAGGATGAGTTCAATGGCACATATTTCTCAACATCCACAAAACGAACTCAAGCAAACAAGAGCAGAGACCATGATTTCTTTCACTCCTCGTCCAggtaatattatatattagaaactgtatattacattttacatattattttacATCTTGTGTATTATCTTGGGTAAAGGTTTAGAAGAATTAAAGTGCTGTCTTTTAGGGCCTCACCAGAAGGCAGGAAATCTCCCAGTATGAGGAGTGTATCTGCAGAGTAAGTGCTCTTTAATAATGCCTGATGCTATTAGAGCTTCTCATTGATATAGTAGACAACTATTGCACAATACATATAGAAAGATTTGACATTGTGAACCATCCAAAATAATGTAACCTACGAAATAAATTATTCTCATCTGTTCTTCAACAGGGAAGAAGAACTAATGTACCTCGAATTCATTTCTACTGTAACGGAAGACATCTTGTCCAGGGGGTCCATCTCTGACAGGTTTTTATTAACAATTTTGAACTACTTGAAATGTTGAATTGTCTATGCTTTATGTTAGCTTACAGATACACAGATAATCACAGCACGTTTTCAGCCTGGATGACACTTTCATGATAGCTATAGCATGTGTATGATGATTCATTAAGATTTTAACTAttggcttgtgtgtgtgatactAATGGGCTACAAGCTGCAGTGTTTTAAGTGTCTTATGTCTTCTGAAAGGGTCCTAGACAGGGTGATAAAGCGCCATATCGACATGAATCGGCATCGGCTTAATGTggtgagtatatatatatatatataacttcaTGCCAAATACCAAATATGTTGAGCAAGTCTTGTTTAAGTATAAGTGTTTGAAAAAAATGGAGGGATTTCACAGAGGGCCCCTGAGCTCATGCATCTATTTGCATTGCCTGTTTTCAGGGTAAAATGCGCCACCTTCTGGATGTTTTACGTAAAGATTTTGAGGAGCCAACCAACACGTCCACCTCCAGTGCAGAGCTcgaaaaaaaggagaaatatcTGCTTGATACACTCCTACCAGAGCTGGAATCAGGGGATATGAAACAGCAGAAGACCAAAGAAGACAATGACCTTTTCCCTTACGCGTCACTGATTAAATACTGTGGTTCACCAGATCATGCTGATCCCTTACTGGTTTCTACACCGTTGTGCTCTCCTGAAAGGAGTGCTTCACCGGCTACAACAAATGAAAAGGCAGAGGAGGATGACAATCAGGAAAATGGAATTGGCTCTCCTTCTCTCAATGAGCATGTTTCTGATAATACAGGAATCAGTGAAGATGACTTCCATCACGTTCATAAAGCCAcagttgaaacaaacaaagaagCCATCAATCAAAAGCATGAATACACCACTTTATCCAGGGATGAAGAATTCCATCAAGACCAAGCCGAGGCCAGTTATAATGGACAATCTAAAGAGCTTGAGGATCTGGGAAGAAGTTTGTCAGAGTCGCTGTACATTACCAGCACTACACACTGTGACAACATGGAGGCTGCAAATGAGCAACATACAAATACAGTTGCTTCTGTCAGTGATGACGAGTTCTGAGTTTTTCTGTATTCAGGGATTTAATGTccttttaatgattttgttaCCAAGTGAGTGTTATTGAAGAGAGAAATGTAAAATTTCATTTTCCGAAAGTTTAGTTTTGCAAATGTATTAAACACTGGCTGCGTTTTCCATATTTTACAAACCCTGAAAATTAGGTGTTTTAGTgctattctgcttttttatctttttagaaAAGCACAATGAAAATGTCATGAAACAAGGTTTTGCAAGTACATCAGAGACATGAATGTCTCATTTGAGATATTGTATAATGGGCAAATACTTAAGACACAGTGGTTGAGCTGCAGGTGATTTCCAGAGTAATcttctgtgttttatgttattgCTCCATGGGAACTAGTATGATTtgcaaaattgcaaaaaaaatagTCCTAGCACTGCACTGACGTCAGATGTGTGGAATTAGTGGTATCTTTTAGTTTGAGTGGATTGCAGAGTGTGCCCAGTCTTCAGTATGATGTAGCTGcagtttacattttcaaatttctAGAAAAACAATGCTGTTACAAAGAAACTTATCATcctttattgtttgttttgacataTGCCGCTGATATGTAGCCACTAGGAGTTAACTGTCACCAGAAAGTGTCTTTGCAATTGCAATAAATTTTCTATTCTGCTTCTTGTAAGCTTGCATCTGATTATTAAGACTATATTACAAACTGGTAATTACTCAGTCTGCAACCAGCAGCAAGTATATACACGACCATTACTACCACATTAAAAGAATATGGCTGGGGCTGTTTTGCAAACAATTACGAAGGTAAACGATGTAATCATTGCACAATATTCTGTGTTTGCGATTACAGCTGTCAGTCGATGTAaaaggtaaacagacaggtcaGCGGCCAGTAGTTCCAGGCAGCTGTCCCATTTCTGGCATTTTCACCGCTCGGCATTCCAGCTGTCTGATGTCATGGCTCTGAAAACCCCTATGTATTCCTCCGCCGCGTAGgcaatacattacatttttaaacgTCCGCTTTAAAAAGTACTACAAACTATATCGTTTGTATACATTTATAGTTGAGTTGAAGTATATTGCAGGGTGGCTGCTGTGGAATTTATTAACTGCTGAAGTAGAAATACAAACGCTATAGAGCCGCGGATGTAGACGGAATACACTTGTTGCTCTTCCAATCCCAGGAAGCGAAACACGCTTGGAGCTTGAGTGAACTGTTGGACCAAGAGGCATGGGGTGGTACATTAGTTTTGATCCAGAAACAAGCCGAAGACAGATTCGCTGTCTATAATTTTGTTGAATATCTAAAAAAGTAAGACTCCATTGAGCTTGATGGCGGAACCTGTCGGGACTTAATCCTAGTTGGACTCCTAAATTGGCATCTCACGGCTAACGGTAACGTCAACGTTTTTGCCCAAAATATTTACCGGCGACGTCAGCTTCCCTAGGGTATCGTCTATTTGCTGGAACATAAGTTAGCACGCTAGCATTTAAGCTAATTTAGTTGGGGTTAATGTTATGAAGATATTAAAACTGACAATGAAAAGTAGCAAATTGGTCCGTAACAAGTCAAACATTGGAACAAACTTCTTTGAACATAGTATTTAAGCGAACATTAAGTAAAGTTGCAACGTAGTAACTGTTAGCTAGATCATTTGTAATATGGACGATGCATGGCTGAGGAGGAAAGTAGCAGAAAGGATTTTGCAGTCTAATTTAGTGTTCAACACTAACTACTAGCTTGCTGCGTATTGAATCAGGTCGCTCTAGTCAGTTTTTGGATCAGGCTATTCACCGGAAGGGGATTATTCTAACCACAAAGCTTGGGAAAATGGCCAGTAAACTCTTTTATAGTCAGTCACACAGGTCAGATAGCCTActacaaactgctgtaagtccACACACATTGATTTTTAATGGTTTATCCAGAGTGTTGACTTAAGGAACCAAATGCAAGAGTAGTGAGTACGTTAAATGAACTAAATCCCACTTGGTAGCAAGTCTGAAATAGTCAAGCTAGGtaacttaaaacaaaatgaagcatTTAAGAGGATTATTTTACGATGAGTCTTGTGTTTAAGTGTGGCATCTGTTTCAGCATGAGGTGTGAAGACTGTCTTGTGCCTTGTATAACTAAATGCAAATGTATCATAACATAGTCTTAAGTAAAGGGGATGACCACATTGAAACTGTCATTCCCCCTGTTTTGCAGACTGTGTTTTATTCACTAGAATTTGTTGTGTATTCCAGTATACAGTACTTTGTTCTGAGATATTTCCTCTCTCTGGCATTTTAGATCTGTCTGTTGATGATGAGCCCCATGACTTCTAATGTACACATCGTCTTTGAAGGGACAGCAAGGAGAATAATTTCTCTGGACTAAGTGAAGACCTCCCTCTTGAAGAAGTGTGAAACATGCCCTTGCCATTTGGCTTGAAACTCAAAAGGACTCGAAGGTATACTGTTTCAAGCAAGAGCTGTCTTGTCACTCGGATTCAGCTGCTCAATGG
It contains:
- the spata7 gene encoding spermatogenesis-associated protein 7 isoform X1, whose product is MGYAECNGIMDSRTGSASSVPGCSLGMRGQTLKSSPFCPRSSSKLTQSIIKDHMVSHYKKIYSAKAAVDASVPKSLIHSVKYNDQIRQEQLRKGGRPQSAHSLSQRNSRASCSSAQSRLSVQYDDSPFLCSRSSMVSSPRFSTSFHAKEIVYPSCKAGSQNHSHHTRSASELKYRSPEATSHRKLSVCSLAASGNQNCYKTFQDPVQKTYSGDLLQKHSQHFTQDKPFMPKTLKSDKSSYLSKYRYYRAPRRNPSQDCTNSRLMRQETYHGSTKTKEYTQEFYEPSQEFSTEHEWSEDEFNGTYFSTSTKRTQANKSRDHDFFHSSSRASPEGRKSPSMRSVSAEEEELMYLEFISTVTEDILSRGSISDRVLDRVIKRHIDMNRHRLNVGKMRHLLDVLRKDFEEPTNTSTSSAELEKKEKYLLDTLLPELESGDMKQQKTKEDNDLFPYASLIKYCGSPDHADPLLVSTPLCSPERSASPATTNEKAEEDDNQENGIGSPSLNEHVSDNTGISEDDFHHVHKATVETNKEAINQKHEYTTLSRDEEFHQDQAEASYNGQSKELEDLGRSLSESLYITSTTHCDNMEAANEQHTNTVASVSDDEF
- the spata7 gene encoding spermatogenesis-associated protein 7 isoform X2 — translated: MRGQTLKSSPFCPRSSSKLTQSIIKDHMVSHYKKIYSAKAAVDASVPKSLIHSVKYNDQIRQEQLRKGGRPQSAHSLSQRNSRASCSSAQSRLSVQYDDSPFLCSRSSMVSSPRFSTSFHAKEIVYPSCKAGSQNHSHHTRSASELKYRSPEATSHRKLSVCSLAASGNQNCYKTFQDPVQKTYSGDLLQKHSQHFTQDKPFMPKTLKSDKSSYLSKYRYYRAPRRNPSQDCTNSRLMRQETYHGSTKTKEYTQEFYEPSQEFSTEHEWSEDEFNGTYFSTSTKRTQANKSRDHDFFHSSSRASPEGRKSPSMRSVSAEEEELMYLEFISTVTEDILSRGSISDRVLDRVIKRHIDMNRHRLNVGKMRHLLDVLRKDFEEPTNTSTSSAELEKKEKYLLDTLLPELESGDMKQQKTKEDNDLFPYASLIKYCGSPDHADPLLVSTPLCSPERSASPATTNEKAEEDDNQENGIGSPSLNEHVSDNTGISEDDFHHVHKATVETNKEAINQKHEYTTLSRDEEFHQDQAEASYNGQSKELEDLGRSLSESLYITSTTHCDNMEAANEQHTNTVASVSDDEF